Within the Bacteroidota bacterium genome, the region AATGCAAATTTTTCACCTATCTCTTCTAAAGTCAACGAATGTTCTCTGCCTAATCCGAAATACAAGCGGATTACTTCCGCCTCTCTGTCGCTCAATGTATTTAGTGCGCGTTCTACCTCTTTACTTAGCGATTCTTTCATTAAATCCTGGTCGGGCATCGGAGTTCTCTCGTCCTGGATAACATCCAACAGACGACTTTCTTCACCTTGAACAAATGGCGCATCCATCGAAACATGCCTACCCGAAATTTTTAGAGTGTCGGCAACTTCATATAGCGACATATCCAATTCTTCAGCTAACTCGATTGCACTCGGCTCGCGTTCAAATTCCTGTTCCAACGTGCTGAAGGCTTTGCCTATTTTATTCAATGCACCGACGCGATTCAAGGGTAACCGAACAATTCGGGACTGCTCGGCTAAAGCTTGCAAAATTGATTGGCGAATCCACCACACAGCATACGATATAAACTTAAATCCGCGTGTTTCATCAAACCGTTTTGCAGCTTTAATCAATCCTAAGTTTCCTTCATTGATCAAATCACCGAGCGATAATCCTTGATTCTGGTATTGTTTTGCTACACTTACCACAAAACGTAAGTTTGCTTTAGTTAATTTCTCAAGAGACTTTTGATCGCCTTTTTTTATCCGGCGGGCAAGTTCAATTTCTTCTTCCTGATTCAGTAAATCTACTTTTCCAATCTCTTGTAAATATTTATCAAGGGATTGGCTTTCTCTATTCGTGTATTGTTTAGGTATCTTACCCATCAATTACCTTATATTATTTGTCAAAATTTATTTTTTTAATTTCAGATATTCTTTGTTCACATCTATACGGTCAACGATGCCAACAATTGTTGCATCAACGGGAGCCATTTCTACAGGAAGCGGAACAGTAGCTTCTCGTGCTGAGATGTAAAAAACTGTTTCGCCCGGACCGGCACCTACCGTATCGACAGCTACGATGGGATCACCGGTTTTTTCGCGATGAGCATTCAGCGGTTGAATGAACTGAAGTTTGAATCCAATCGTATTCGGGTCTTTCCGTGTTCCCCAAATTGTGCCTATTACTTTTGCAAAAAACATCAGTTCTCTTCGATATCTAATTTATCTACCACTGCCATTATTACAGCATCAACAGGTTTGTTTTTTGTTAAAGTAGTTTGCCGGGCAGAACTGCCGCTGCAAACTAAAACGATATCTCCAATTCCTGCTTGGACTGTATCAACAGCTACTAAAAAAGTATCTTTAACTTTGTAATCTAAACCAATATGTTTTACAATTTGCAACTTGAAACCGACCAGCTCCTCGTCCTTACGAGTAGCCCAAACAGTTCCCACTACTTTTCCGAGAGTCAT harbors:
- a CDS encoding RNA polymerase sigma factor RpoD/SigA, with product MGKIPKQYTNRESQSLDKYLQEIGKVDLLNQEEEIELARRIKKGDQKSLEKLTKANLRFVVSVAKQYQNQGLSLGDLINEGNLGLIKAAKRFDETRGFKFISYAVWWIRQSILQALAEQSRIVRLPLNRVGALNKIGKAFSTLEQEFEREPSAIELAEELDMSLYEVADTLKISGRHVSMDAPFVQGEESRLLDVIQDERTPMPDQDLMKESLSKEVERALNTLSDREAEVIRLYFGLGREHSLTLEEIGEKFALTRERVRQIKEKAIRRMRHASRSKHLRSYLG
- a CDS encoding EutN/CcmL family microcompartment protein; its protein translation is MFFAKVIGTIWGTRKDPNTIGFKLQFIQPLNAHREKTGDPIVAVDTVGAGPGETVFYISAREATVPLPVEMAPVDATIVGIVDRIDVNKEYLKLKK
- a CDS encoding EutN/CcmL family microcompartment protein; the protein is MTLGKVVGTVWATRKDEELVGFKLQIVKHIGLDYKVKDTFLVAVDTVQAGIGDIVLVCSGSSARQTTLTKNKPVDAVIMAVVDKLDIEEN